A DNA window from Gillisia sp. Hel1_33_143 contains the following coding sequences:
- a CDS encoding haloacid dehalogenase type II, with the protein MLAPKLLIFDVNETLLDMQPLKDSINKALENPYAFDIWFPQLLQYSLVETITGTYHDFSEIAAGVFKMTAQKLEKDFSDNEVKQILSKISELQPHEDVPQGLENLKEQGYILVALTNGKPRVALEQLEYAGLSSYFDQILSVEVVNKYKPAPETYNYVTKMFTVANSEAMLVAAHGWDITGAKRAGLRTAFVNRPGKSLYPLAESPDLNISTILELANSLNR; encoded by the coding sequence ATGTTAGCACCAAAACTTTTGATATTCGATGTAAATGAGACCTTGTTAGATATGCAACCGCTCAAAGATTCCATTAATAAGGCTTTAGAGAATCCTTATGCTTTTGATATCTGGTTTCCGCAATTGCTTCAATATTCTTTAGTGGAAACAATTACCGGCACCTATCACGATTTTAGTGAGATTGCAGCAGGAGTTTTTAAGATGACAGCACAAAAACTTGAAAAAGACTTTTCAGACAATGAGGTTAAGCAGATTCTTAGCAAGATATCAGAATTGCAACCACATGAAGATGTGCCGCAAGGTTTAGAAAATTTAAAGGAGCAGGGATATATACTGGTAGCGCTTACTAATGGTAAGCCACGTGTAGCGCTAGAGCAATTGGAGTATGCTGGATTGAGCTCTTATTTTGATCAAATACTAAGTGTAGAGGTGGTAAATAAGTATAAACCTGCGCCAGAAACTTATAACTATGTAACTAAAATGTTTACGGTAGCTAATTCTGAAGCGATGCTAGTGGCAGCTCACGGCTGGGATATTACAGGAGCAAAACGTGCAGGCCTGAGAACAGCTTTTGTAAATAGACCTGGAAAATCGCTGTATCCACTAGCAGAATCTCCAGATCTTAATATTTCTACTATTTTGGAATTAGCCAATTCTTTAAATCGCTAA
- a CDS encoding FAD-containing oxidoreductase, translating to MKFDAIIIGTGQAGVPLAASLAKNKLKVAIIEKGFVGGTCVNVGCTPTKSYVASARRAYVANNSDELGITIKGEVQVDLKKIKNRKDKIVQDSRDGINKMISDNDHITLIEGAGKFVNNTTVEVDGKEYTADKIYINVGGRPRIPEGFKEVDYLTNESILQLEEIPEHLIIVGGGYIGLEFAQMFRRFGSKVTILDRGDTLLKHEDQDIAESIANIFKNEDIHIQLNSNCISAKKVGDQIEVTHECEEDNTPILGTHLLLAAGRIPNTDLINLEKAGVETDERGNIKVDEALRTNVNNIWALGDCNGQGGFTHTSYNDYQIVNSHLFEEKKRNLSDRYLCYAAFIDPPIARVGMNERDIKDKGIKAKVASMSMNKIGRAKEMGETQGKLKIFIDAKTDKILGATFLGVRADEYIHSIIDTMYADASYTVIRDAVHIHPTVSELIPTMLENLKDLD from the coding sequence ATGAAATTTGACGCGATTATTATAGGTACAGGGCAAGCAGGAGTTCCTTTAGCTGCCAGTTTGGCTAAGAACAAATTAAAAGTAGCCATTATTGAAAAAGGCTTTGTAGGTGGAACCTGTGTAAATGTTGGCTGTACTCCTACTAAAAGCTATGTTGCCAGTGCAAGAAGAGCCTATGTGGCTAATAATAGTGATGAACTTGGCATAACTATTAAAGGTGAAGTTCAGGTTGATCTTAAAAAAATAAAAAATAGGAAAGACAAGATAGTTCAGGATTCTCGCGATGGAATTAATAAAATGATCTCAGATAATGATCATATTACTCTTATAGAAGGAGCCGGAAAATTTGTAAATAACACTACCGTAGAAGTTGATGGTAAAGAATACACTGCAGATAAGATCTATATAAACGTTGGGGGTAGACCCAGAATTCCAGAGGGCTTTAAAGAGGTAGATTATCTTACCAATGAAAGTATTTTACAGCTTGAAGAAATACCGGAACATCTTATTATTGTTGGAGGTGGATATATAGGTTTAGAATTTGCTCAAATGTTTAGACGCTTTGGGAGTAAAGTAACCATCTTAGATCGCGGAGATACACTTTTAAAACATGAAGACCAAGATATTGCAGAGTCTATAGCTAATATCTTTAAGAATGAAGACATTCATATTCAACTAAATTCTAATTGTATAAGTGCAAAAAAAGTTGGAGATCAAATTGAGGTAACTCATGAATGTGAGGAAGATAATACTCCTATTTTGGGTACTCATTTATTATTAGCTGCAGGAAGGATTCCCAATACAGATCTAATTAACCTAGAAAAGGCCGGAGTAGAAACCGATGAAAGAGGTAACATTAAAGTAGATGAAGCGCTGAGAACAAATGTAAATAATATTTGGGCTCTTGGAGACTGCAATGGACAAGGTGGCTTTACACACACTTCTTATAACGACTATCAAATTGTGAATTCTCATCTTTTTGAAGAAAAGAAAAGAAATTTATCTGATAGATATTTATGCTATGCTGCGTTTATAGATCCTCCCATTGCCCGTGTAGGAATGAATGAGAGAGATATAAAAGATAAAGGCATCAAAGCTAAAGTTGCATCCATGTCTATGAATAAAATTGGACGCGCTAAAGAAATGGGAGAAACCCAAGGCAAACTAAAGATCTTTATTGATGCTAAAACAGATAAAATCTTAGGTGCTACTTTTCTTGGCGTAAGAGCAGATGAATATATTCATAGCATTATAGATACCATGTACGCAGATGCATCATATACTGTTATTAGAGATGCTGTACATATACATCCAACAGTAAGCGAGTTGATACCTACAATGTTAGAAAATCTTAAGGACTTAGATTAG
- a CDS encoding cysteine desulfurase-like protein has translation MDIKYIRSKFPALKNNFIFMDNAGGSQILGSTVDYINDYLINSNVQLGASYAVSEKAGERLAKTTSSIAEFINASHKNEVVIGPSTTMLLRILSLSISQNWKEGDEVIVTNSDHEANVSCWTDLEKKGIKIKVWKIDPKSFELENKDLKALLSNKTKLVAVTHTSNVLGTINPIKKIAKIVHEAGALICVDGVAYAPHRKVDVQDWDVDFYTFSWYKVYGPHLALMYGKLHLLTNMPGINHYFFKPDDVPYKFQPGNFNFELTYGLKGILEYFEEMADHHLDGKTALSVPEKYDTSFDMVATYEEVLAARLLNYLNSVEEIKIIGNTSGDKNKRVPTIAFVHNSFMSSDIVRKMDHEKIGIRFGDFYAKKLIQDLNLEEKHGVVRISLVHYNTEEEVDKLITAFKKIF, from the coding sequence ATGGATATAAAATATATAAGATCAAAATTCCCTGCATTAAAGAATAATTTCATTTTTATGGATAACGCTGGTGGCTCTCAAATTTTAGGAAGTACTGTAGATTATATTAACGACTATCTTATAAACTCCAATGTTCAATTAGGAGCATCCTATGCTGTATCTGAAAAAGCTGGAGAAAGATTGGCAAAAACCACTAGTAGCATTGCAGAATTTATAAATGCTAGCCACAAAAATGAAGTTGTAATTGGACCTTCAACTACCATGTTGCTAAGAATATTAAGCCTCTCTATTAGTCAGAACTGGAAGGAAGGTGATGAAGTAATTGTAACCAACTCAGACCATGAGGCCAATGTTTCCTGCTGGACAGATCTTGAGAAAAAAGGTATTAAGATCAAGGTCTGGAAGATTGATCCAAAAAGTTTTGAATTGGAAAATAAAGACTTGAAAGCGTTGCTATCTAATAAGACCAAGCTTGTTGCAGTAACTCATACCTCTAATGTTCTGGGAACAATTAATCCTATTAAAAAAATTGCTAAGATCGTACATGAAGCTGGAGCTTTAATTTGTGTAGATGGCGTTGCGTATGCGCCTCATAGAAAAGTTGATGTACAGGATTGGGATGTAGATTTCTATACATTTAGCTGGTATAAAGTATATGGCCCACATTTAGCATTGATGTATGGAAAATTACATCTACTTACAAATATGCCAGGTATAAATCATTACTTTTTTAAGCCAGACGATGTTCCATATAAATTTCAGCCAGGGAATTTCAATTTTGAACTGACCTATGGTCTTAAAGGAATTTTAGAATATTTTGAAGAAATGGCAGATCATCATTTGGATGGTAAAACAGCGCTGTCTGTTCCCGAAAAATATGATACAAGCTTTGATATGGTGGCTACTTATGAAGAGGTATTGGCTGCCAGATTGCTTAATTATTTAAATTCTGTAGAGGAAATTAAAATTATCGGAAACACTTCTGGAGACAAGAATAAAAGAGTTCCCACTATTGCCTTTGTTCACAATTCCTTTATGAGTTCTGATATTGTTAGAAAAATGGATCACGAAAAGATTGGGATTCGCTTTGGCGACTTTTACGCAAAAAAACTCATACAAGACCTCAATCTAGAAGAAAAACACGGAGTGGTTAGAATAAGTTTAGTTCATTATAACACAGAAGAAGAAGTAGACAAACTTATAACAGCCTTTAAAAAGATCTTCTAA
- a CDS encoding DUF3095 family protein, whose amino-acid sequence MANTSSLHFYSSLDLHSGSISDLVANKALFSKIPEDWYALAADIKNSTEAVRTGKHDQVNLVATGSVIAILNLAYSKNITIPFFFGGDGATMLIPNELLQSAMAALNQHRINTKENFGLELKIGALPIKDIYSKGISLELLKVKISEILTIPVVLGEGLQYAENKIKARYSSSDNVDNKIPDLLDLEGMECKWDKISPPNSNQEVVSLIVTASKNTDPSEVFSKVLHSIDTIYGSLDRRKPISVKRLNLKASLRKLNEEMRTKLGKYDLFYLIKNWYTTVIGKYYWSNTLAGKTYLQKLVELTDTLTIDGRINTVITGTPQQRKSLASYLDNLEEKGKIKYGLHVSEQSVMSCYVRDFKIDDHIHFVDGAGGGYTKAANQLKNK is encoded by the coding sequence ATGGCAAATACCTCCAGTCTTCACTTTTATTCCAGCCTCGATTTACATTCTGGTTCTATAAGTGATCTGGTTGCTAATAAAGCCCTTTTTTCAAAAATTCCTGAAGATTGGTATGCACTTGCCGCAGATATTAAAAATTCTACAGAAGCCGTTAGAACAGGTAAGCACGATCAAGTAAATTTAGTTGCTACGGGCAGTGTAATTGCTATACTCAATTTGGCATATTCAAAAAATATAACCATTCCTTTTTTCTTTGGAGGCGATGGCGCCACCATGTTAATTCCTAATGAATTACTACAAAGTGCCATGGCAGCGCTTAATCAGCATAGAATAAATACAAAAGAGAATTTCGGTCTGGAACTTAAAATAGGAGCGCTTCCTATTAAAGACATTTATAGCAAAGGGATCTCATTAGAGCTCTTAAAAGTCAAAATAAGTGAGATACTTACTATTCCCGTTGTACTTGGAGAGGGTCTACAATATGCAGAAAATAAGATTAAAGCAAGATATAGTAGTTCTGATAATGTAGACAACAAAATTCCAGACCTACTGGATCTTGAAGGAATGGAGTGTAAATGGGATAAGATAAGTCCGCCAAATTCAAATCAGGAAGTGGTTAGCTTAATTGTAACCGCCTCTAAGAACACAGATCCTTCAGAAGTATTTTCTAAGGTTCTTCATTCCATAGACACGATATACGGATCTCTAGACCGTAGAAAACCTATTTCTGTAAAACGCTTGAATTTAAAAGCAAGCCTTAGAAAACTGAATGAGGAAATGCGAACTAAATTAGGCAAGTATGACCTGTTCTATCTAATCAAGAATTGGTATACTACCGTAATTGGAAAATATTACTGGAGCAATACGTTAGCAGGAAAAACCTATCTTCAAAAACTGGTAGAACTTACAGATACCTTAACTATAGACGGGAGAATTAATACTGTAATTACCGGAACACCTCAGCAAAGAAAATCACTAGCTTCCTATTTAGATAATTTAGAAGAGAAGGGGAAAATAAAATATGGTTTACATGTAAGTGAGCAGAGTGTAATGTCATGTTATGTTAGAGATTTCAAAATAGATGATCATATTCACTTTGTAGATGGTGCCGGAGGTGGGTATACAAAAGCAGCAAACCAACTAAAGAACAAATAA
- a CDS encoding M20/M25/M40 family metallo-hydrolase, translating into MKNKFLLITSFLFSSVIFAQDQEVFVQNIVKEATENSNLEALGHELLDVVGPRLVGTPEMKQAHDWAVNKYKSWGISAENEQWGEWRGWQRGITHIDLIEPRVRSLSGMQLAWSPNSGKKPIIAEVVILPEAKDSTNFASLLSGVKGKLVMISMPEITGRPDENWKEFATDSSFAKLKEDRKIQSEAWSDRLTKSGYTNRTIAEALEKAGAAGIVTLNWSRGFGANKIFSASTKKIPTIELSLEDYGMVYRLAEYGDKPKLRVVAESKELGAVPAFNTIATIKGTEKPEEYVILSAHFDSWDGATGATDNGTGTMVMMEAMRILKKMYPNPKRTIIAGHWGSEEQGLNGSRAYVKDHPEIVSNIQAVFNQDNGTGRVVNLSGGGFLNSYDYLGRWLEAVPSSISDEIETSFPGIPGGGGSDYASFLAAGAPAFSLSSLNWSYWNYTWHTNLDTYDKIVFDDVRSNVILTAIMAYMASEDPEMTSRDRRVLPLNKRTGEQMTWPEARDATRKGGLD; encoded by the coding sequence ATGAAGAATAAATTCTTACTCATTACTTCCTTCTTGTTTTCTAGTGTAATATTTGCTCAAGATCAAGAAGTTTTTGTTCAGAATATAGTGAAAGAAGCCACAGAGAATTCTAATTTAGAAGCTTTGGGTCATGAGCTTTTAGATGTTGTGGGGCCACGTTTAGTTGGAACTCCAGAAATGAAACAAGCTCATGATTGGGCGGTAAATAAGTATAAATCTTGGGGCATCTCTGCAGAAAATGAGCAATGGGGAGAATGGCGAGGATGGCAAAGAGGAATTACACACATAGATCTTATAGAACCTAGAGTGAGAAGTTTATCGGGAATGCAATTAGCATGGAGCCCAAATTCTGGAAAAAAACCAATCATTGCAGAAGTCGTTATACTTCCAGAAGCTAAAGATTCTACCAATTTTGCAAGTTTACTAAGTGGAGTTAAAGGAAAGTTAGTGATGATCTCTATGCCAGAGATCACGGGAAGGCCTGATGAAAATTGGAAAGAATTTGCAACAGATTCTTCTTTTGCAAAACTAAAGGAAGATAGAAAGATACAATCTGAAGCTTGGTCTGATAGATTAACCAAATCTGGATATACAAACCGTACCATAGCAGAAGCTTTAGAAAAAGCGGGTGCCGCAGGTATTGTTACGTTAAACTGGTCTAGAGGATTTGGAGCAAACAAGATCTTTTCTGCTTCTACCAAAAAAATTCCAACCATAGAACTTTCGTTAGAAGATTATGGAATGGTTTACAGATTAGCAGAATATGGAGATAAACCAAAATTAAGAGTGGTAGCAGAATCTAAAGAATTAGGAGCAGTACCAGCTTTTAATACTATAGCGACTATTAAAGGAACAGAAAAGCCGGAAGAATATGTTATTCTATCTGCACATTTTGATTCATGGGATGGAGCTACCGGTGCTACAGATAATGGAACTGGTACTATGGTTATGATGGAAGCTATGAGAATACTTAAAAAAATGTATCCAAACCCAAAGCGTACTATTATTGCAGGGCACTGGGGAAGTGAGGAGCAGGGACTTAACGGTTCTAGAGCTTATGTAAAGGATCATCCAGAAATTGTAAGCAATATTCAGGCAGTTTTCAATCAGGATAATGGTACCGGAAGAGTTGTAAATCTTTCTGGTGGTGGATTCTTGAATTCTTATGATTATTTAGGACGTTGGTTGGAAGCAGTTCCTTCTTCTATTAGTGATGAGATTGAAACTAGTTTTCCTGGAATACCAGGTGGCGGTGGATCAGATTATGCATCTTTTCTAGCTGCAGGAGCTCCAGCTTTCAGTTTAAGCTCATTAAACTGGTCTTATTGGAATTATACTTGGCACACCAATTTAGATACGTATGACAAGATTGTATTTGATGATGTTAGAAGTAACGTAATTCTTACCGCAATTATGGCGTACATGGCTAGTGAAGATCCGGAGATGACCTCTAGAGATAGAAGGGTTTTACCATTAAATAAACGTACTGGAGAGCAGATGACATGGCCTGAGGCTAGAGATGCTACTAGAAAAGGTGGTTTAGACTAA
- a CDS encoding YSC84-related protein, with the protein MKAKNLILKPLSAFVLLLVLASCGASRLSEDQLVSDSVKAKATISEGHQNIQELFTSSAGYAIFPNAGKGAYIIGGASGNGTVYENGTLVGYSNMKQVDVGLQAGGKAFIEVVFFQTEDALNKFKNGTYTLSGNASAVIIEQGASREVSFVDGVGVATMPKAGAMAGISVGGQKFEFRSLK; encoded by the coding sequence ATGAAAGCTAAAAATTTAATACTTAAACCACTTTCTGCATTTGTACTATTACTTGTATTAGCAAGTTGTGGAGCATCAAGATTAAGTGAAGATCAATTAGTGTCGGATTCTGTTAAAGCGAAAGCTACAATATCTGAAGGACATCAAAACATTCAAGAGTTATTTACATCTTCTGCAGGATATGCAATATTCCCTAATGCAGGAAAGGGTGCTTACATTATAGGTGGTGCTTCGGGTAATGGTACGGTATATGAAAATGGTACTTTAGTTGGATATTCTAATATGAAACAAGTAGATGTTGGACTTCAGGCTGGAGGAAAAGCATTTATTGAAGTTGTATTTTTCCAAACGGAGGATGCTTTGAACAAATTTAAAAATGGAACATATACCTTATCTGGAAATGCTTCTGCTGTAATAATTGAGCAAGGGGCTTCTAGAGAAGTAAGTTTTGTAGATGGAGTTGGAGTTGCAACTATGCCAAAAGCAGGTGCAATGGCCGGAATATCTGTTGGAGGACAAAAATTTGAATTCCGTTCTCTTAAATAA
- a CDS encoding thiamine pyrophosphate-dependent enzyme gives MSRNVSEQLLDILVNEGVDRVYGVTGDALNFFVSAIEGREDVSWIGMKHEGNASFAAFGQSITTNKLAVCAGTVGPGALHLINGLYNAKKERTPVIAITGQVPQRQQGTNFFQEVDLEKVFADVCEYQAIIRSPEEAPMIMQKAIQIAVAHNTVCRIEIAANIAEMDAKSEEFIHPIFHSDATLVPGKNSVQKAAKAINDAKNIGILAGEGCRLAKKEVLELSRKLKAPITHTLRACDVFDHDTENVVGLTGLIGNPSGYSAVMKCDLLIMLATDFPYIDFLPHSTKTIQVDIREENIGNRTSVDVGVHGDVKEFLTQVLPLIDVKTEDDFLNTLTKNFKKWRQNMKEEASVSRDNKPLHPQIFADMVNTHASNSAIFTVETGTSAIWASHHISFHSNRKIIGSFNHGSMAVGLPAAIGAQFAHPGKEIWALSGDGAFNMAMQDFITAVRYKLPIKVIIFNNSELSFVKLEMEEAGLEPALDALHETNVNFAEYAKLCGGDGVRVENAKDIESAILEAKHSKVPFIIDAVVSSGELSLPPHIGLKEIIGFGTSKIKEGAQAITGDKKQWENLKKELKAYFD, from the coding sequence ATGAGCAGAAACGTATCAGAACAATTATTGGATATCCTTGTTAATGAAGGGGTAGATCGTGTTTACGGAGTTACCGGAGATGCTTTAAATTTTTTTGTTAGCGCCATAGAAGGTAGGGAAGATGTAAGCTGGATAGGGATGAAGCATGAAGGTAATGCCTCTTTTGCCGCTTTTGGCCAAAGTATTACCACCAACAAACTTGCAGTTTGCGCAGGAACTGTAGGACCCGGAGCCTTACATTTAATTAACGGACTCTATAATGCTAAAAAAGAACGCACTCCTGTAATTGCAATTACCGGGCAGGTTCCGCAACGCCAGCAAGGCACTAATTTCTTTCAAGAAGTTGATTTGGAAAAGGTTTTTGCAGATGTTTGTGAATATCAGGCCATTATTAGATCTCCAGAAGAAGCTCCCATGATTATGCAAAAAGCAATTCAGATTGCGGTTGCTCATAATACGGTATGCCGAATTGAGATAGCTGCAAATATTGCTGAAATGGATGCTAAGAGTGAAGAATTCATTCACCCAATTTTTCATTCTGATGCTACACTGGTCCCCGGAAAAAATTCTGTCCAGAAGGCTGCAAAAGCTATCAATGATGCTAAGAATATCGGAATTCTAGCAGGAGAAGGATGTAGACTTGCCAAAAAAGAGGTGCTAGAACTATCACGAAAATTAAAAGCGCCTATTACACATACACTTAGAGCTTGTGATGTATTTGATCATGACACAGAAAATGTAGTGGGTCTAACCGGTTTAATTGGAAATCCTTCAGGATATAGTGCAGTAATGAAATGTGATCTGCTAATTATGCTAGCCACAGATTTCCCCTACATAGATTTTCTTCCACACAGCACAAAAACCATTCAGGTAGATATTCGCGAAGAGAATATTGGTAATAGAACTTCTGTAGATGTTGGAGTTCATGGAGACGTAAAAGAATTTCTTACTCAGGTTTTACCTTTAATTGACGTAAAGACGGAAGATGATTTTCTAAACACATTAACCAAGAATTTCAAAAAATGGAGACAGAACATGAAAGAGGAAGCTTCGGTTTCTAGAGATAATAAACCACTTCATCCCCAAATTTTTGCAGATATGGTGAATACCCATGCTTCCAATTCTGCTATTTTCACCGTAGAAACAGGAACCTCTGCAATATGGGCTTCCCACCATATTTCGTTCCACTCAAACAGAAAAATAATAGGTTCTTTTAATCATGGATCTATGGCTGTTGGATTACCTGCTGCAATTGGGGCGCAGTTCGCACATCCGGGAAAAGAAATCTGGGCATTATCTGGAGATGGAGCATTTAATATGGCAATGCAAGATTTTATAACTGCGGTAAGATATAAATTACCTATTAAGGTGATCATTTTTAATAATTCTGAACTGAGCTTTGTAAAACTTGAGATGGAAGAAGCCGGTTTAGAACCCGCACTAGATGCTTTGCACGAGACTAACGTAAACTTTGCAGAATATGCAAAACTTTGCGGTGGCGATGGCGTAAGAGTAGAAAATGCAAAAGATATAGAAAGTGCAATACTTGAAGCAAAACACAGCAAAGTGCCATTTATTATAGATGCTGTTGTAAGCAGTGGAGAATTATCATTACCTCCACATATTGGTCTAAAAGAAATAATAGGCTTTGGTACCTCTAAGATTAAAGAAGGAGCACAAGCCATTACAGGAGATAAAAAGCAATGGGAAAATTTAAAGAAAGAACTTAAAGCTTATTTTGATTAA
- a CDS encoding LacI family DNA-binding transcriptional regulator: MRSKITLKELAKLLNVSVSTVSKALNDSSEISPKTVKRVKELAALHNYRPNPTAVNLKRNRTGNIAVIVPNISNTFFAKVLGGIEIEARKLGFQLITYISNESLKLEQQITELISNGLVDGLLISVSEETQKEENFEHLHRLNEYEIPIVLFDRINIDLDLDKVGVNDKASIYDAVKFLHSKNLKKIGLVSALGDIGLGKLRVQGYLDACKDLNLPVTKDYAIASTEIPVVKQQLKKLLLEERVEGIIALDYLSTLLASRIIQENGLRIPEDVKMIGYVTDDFAPLLWPSISYVDQHPQKIGEKAATLLIDRVNKVQNKSPEKAIINTEFVHLDSTKF; this comes from the coding sequence ATGAGATCTAAAATAACCCTAAAAGAGCTGGCTAAATTATTAAATGTATCTGTTTCTACAGTTTCTAAAGCCTTGAATGATAGTTCAGAAATAAGTCCGAAGACCGTTAAAAGAGTCAAAGAATTAGCTGCCCTGCATAATTACAGGCCTAATCCAACAGCAGTAAATCTTAAGCGAAATAGAACAGGAAATATTGCGGTAATTGTTCCGAATATTTCGAATACCTTTTTCGCGAAAGTTTTAGGTGGAATTGAGATTGAGGCCAGAAAACTTGGATTTCAACTTATCACTTATATCTCTAATGAGTCTTTAAAATTAGAACAGCAAATTACAGAGTTAATATCGAATGGTTTGGTAGATGGTTTATTAATTTCTGTTTCGGAAGAAACTCAAAAAGAAGAGAATTTTGAGCATTTACATAGGTTAAATGAATACGAAATTCCAATTGTACTTTTTGACAGGATTAATATAGATCTAGATCTAGATAAAGTTGGGGTAAATGATAAAGCAAGTATTTATGATGCTGTTAAATTCTTACACTCTAAAAATCTGAAGAAGATAGGACTTGTTTCTGCTTTAGGAGATATAGGTTTAGGTAAATTGAGAGTTCAGGGTTATTTAGATGCCTGCAAAGACCTTAATCTTCCTGTAACTAAAGACTATGCAATTGCATCTACAGAAATACCAGTGGTTAAGCAACAATTAAAGAAGCTTCTGCTAGAAGAAAGGGTAGAAGGTATTATAGCGTTAGATTATTTAAGCACTTTACTTGCTTCAAGGATCATTCAGGAAAACGGACTCAGAATTCCTGAAGATGTGAAAATGATAGGGTACGTAACAGATGATTTTGCGCCTTTGCTATGGCCTTCTATTAGCTACGTAGACCAACATCCACAGAAAATAGGAGAGAAGGCCGCTACCTTACTTATAGACAGAGTGAATAAGGTTCAGAATAAATCTCCAGAAAAGGCTATTATTAATACAGAATTTGTTCATTTAGATTCTACTAAATTTTAG
- a CDS encoding DUF1028 domain-containing protein: protein MKKYLLILPAIFLQLCSNSSKAQNPSVMKDPFAHTFSIVARDSITGEMAVGVQSHWFSVGALVPWGRSGVGVVATQSFVNPAYGPNGLDLMQKGKSAAVALKELVSKDEAKDYRQVAFLDAQGKASAFTGEKCVESALHHLGDNFSVQANMMLNDEIVPAMAKAFKDNSNLPLAERVVKVLQAAQAAGGDIRGRQSAALIVVGPNKVENSWEDKKIDLRVDDSGEPLIELERLLKVARAYEYMNKGDLAVEAKDVDEALKQYGKAESLFPENLEMRYWKAVALANSDRLEEAIPIFKAIFQEDDNWREMTTRLPASDLLNITEEELSRIVN from the coding sequence ATGAAAAAGTATCTATTAATATTACCTGCCATATTCTTGCAGCTATGTTCAAACAGTAGCAAGGCACAAAACCCCTCTGTAATGAAAGACCCCTTTGCTCATACCTTTTCTATTGTAGCTCGAGACTCTATTACCGGAGAAATGGCCGTAGGAGTTCAAAGTCATTGGTTCTCTGTTGGCGCACTGGTGCCATGGGGAAGATCTGGTGTAGGAGTAGTAGCAACACAGTCTTTTGTAAATCCTGCTTATGGTCCTAATGGATTAGACCTAATGCAAAAAGGAAAATCTGCTGCGGTAGCATTAAAAGAACTTGTTAGTAAAGATGAAGCTAAAGATTACAGACAGGTAGCTTTCTTAGATGCTCAAGGAAAAGCTTCTGCATTTACAGGAGAAAAATGTGTGGAATCTGCACTTCACCATTTAGGAGATAATTTCTCTGTGCAAGCAAACATGATGCTGAATGACGAGATAGTTCCGGCAATGGCGAAAGCTTTTAAAGATAATTCTAATCTTCCTTTAGCAGAAAGGGTTGTAAAAGTATTACAAGCAGCGCAAGCAGCCGGAGGTGATATTCGCGGAAGGCAATCTGCGGCTCTTATAGTAGTAGGACCTAATAAAGTTGAGAACTCCTGGGAAGATAAAAAAATAGACCTTCGCGTAGATGATAGCGGTGAGCCTTTAATAGAACTAGAAAGATTGCTAAAAGTGGCCCGCGCTTATGAATATATGAATAAAGGCGATCTAGCTGTAGAAGCTAAAGATGTAGATGAAGCTTTAAAGCAATATGGAAAAGCAGAATCTTTATTTCCAGAAAATCTAGAGATGAGATATTGGAAAGCTGTAGCTTTAGCCAATAGCGATAGACTGGAAGAAGCTATCCCTATTTTTAAAGCTATTTTTCAAGAAGACGATAACTGGAGAGAGATGACAACAAGACTTCCCGCCTCAGATCTTTTAAACATTACAGAAGAAGAATTATCTAGAATAGTAAATTAA